The region GAGTGGGTGCCGAAATCGTCGCTCGAGTAGCGACGGCGATCCCATTGTTAGTCATTCACTCGACCCCTATGAGGTGCCGTTTAGCCGGCCGAGGGCGGAAGTAACGAGATCGATACCCCAGAGAACCTCCAGAAAACGCATGTCGACACGAGGGTAGCTGCACCCGGGATCAAGTGGGCGAAATATTATAACTCCCTGTTTGTCAAAGAAAGTTGAGAGGTCTGGTTGCTCGAGTGGAAATCGACTTTCGTCCTCGAAACCGACGACGTTCGCGGCGAGTTACTCGTCGTCCCAGTCGCCGCTCATCCCGACGCGTTCGCCGTCCTCCCAGACGTAGTATCCTTCACCGGATTTCTTGCCGAGGTTGCCCGCGCGGACCTTCCGGCGCAGGGATTGTGGCGGCTTGAATCGCTCGCCGAGTTCCTCTCGGAGGTGCTCCGCGATGTGGAGTCGAACGTCGAGGCCGACGTGGTCGGTCAACTCGAGTGGGCCCATCGGATGACCGTAGCCAATAGACATGCTCTCGTCGATATCTGCGGGACTGGCGACGCCCTGTTCGACCATCCGAATCGCCTCGAGGCCGAGGGCGATGCCGAGTCTCGAGGAGGCGAACCCGGCCGTGTCGCGGACGACGACGTCTTCTTTCTCGATGTCGCGGACGTAGTCGACGGCGACAGATTCAGTGCGCTCGTCGGTCTGCTCCGCGATGATTATCTCGACGAGGTCCATGAGGTGAGGGGGGTTAAAAAAGTGCAACCCGACGACGCGCTCGGGGTGCTCGAGGACGCTGCC is a window of Natronorubrum sediminis DNA encoding:
- a CDS encoding 3-hydroxyacyl-CoA dehydrogenase family protein, with the translated sequence MQIAVLGAGSMGHGIAQVSAMAGHDVILRDIEDEFVENGIEGIRDNLQGGVDRDKVTEEEMQTALDRISGTTDLEAAVADADLVIEAVPEDMDLKKDVFSDVEAATGEETIIASNTSSMSVTEMGSVLEHPERVVGLHFFNPPHLMDLVEIIIAEQTDERTESVAVDYVRDIEKEDVVVRDTAGFASSRLGIALGLEAIRMVEQGVASPADIDESMSIGYGHPMGPLELTDHVGLDVRLHIAEHLREELGERFKPPQSLRRKVRAGNLGKKSGEGYYVWEDGERVGMSGDWDDE